A stretch of DNA from Microbacterium sp. LWS13-1.2:
ATCAGCCGCCGAGTCCTCGCCGCAGCGCGACGAGTCCGTACTCGAAGGCGGCGTTGACGTCGCCGCCGAGGCGGAACGCACCGGCGAGCTCCATGTGGATGAACCCCGTCGCCCATGCCGTCACCAGGCGCGCCGCGTCCAGCGCATGCTCCTCGCCGGCGATCACCGCGGCGCTGTCGACGATGGTGAGACCCGCGCGGGCGAGCAGCTCCGGGGGCGCCGCCGTGGCGAACATCAGGCGGAACCCCTCGGGGCGGCTCTGCGCCAGGGCCCGGTACGCGCGGGCGAGCCCTTCAAGAGAGCGATCGGATGCCTCGAGCCGGGCCGCCAGATCGTCCACGGTCGCCGCCGCCACCGCCTCGATGAGCGCGTCGCGATCGCGGACCCGTTTGTAGAGCGACGGCGCACGCACGCCCACGCGGTCCGCGACCCGCTGCATCGTGAGACCCGCGGGCCCGGACTCCTCGAGGAGATCTCGTCCGGCGGCGATGATCTCGGCGTACGACGTGCGCTCCGGTGTCGGCATGCGGCTCCCCCTGGATGGCTATTGACATTAGCCATGATAGCTACGTATCGTAGCCTTGCCAACCGCGGAAACCCCCACTCCCCCCGAAGGATGCGCCATGAAGCTCGCACCGCACCTGCACCGCATCGGCAACGACATCGTCGCCGCCTACCTCGTCGTCACCGACGACGGGGTCACCGTCGTCGACGCGGGTCTTCCCGGTCACTGGAAGGACCTCGTGCGCGAGCTCGGCAGTCTCGGCCTGATGCCTGCCGACGTGAAGGGCGTCGTACTTACCCACGGCGACAGCGACCACATCGGGTTCGCCGAGCGCCTGCGCCGCGACCACGGCGTGCCTGTCTACGTGCACGAAGCCGATGCCGAGCGCGCCCGCACCGGCGAGAAGCCGAAAGTCGCCACCGGCCCGATGAAGCTCGGCCCGACCCTGGGCTTCTTCGCCTACGCGCTGCGCAAGCGCGCCATGCCGACGACGTACGTGTCGGAGGTGGTCGAGGTGCATGACGGCGACGTGCTCGACCTCCCCGGCTCCCCCGTGATCATCGGGATGCCCGGTCACTCCCCCGGCAGCGTCGCCGTGCACGTGCCCCTCGTCGATGCGGTGTTCGTCGGCGACGCGCTCACGACGCGTCATGTGCTCACCGGTCACGAGGGCATGCAGCCCGCACCCTTCACCGACGACCCTGACGACGCTTCCGCGTCGCTCGACCGCCTTGCGGGCATCTCGGCATCGTGGGTCCTCCCCGGACACGGTGCGCCCTGGCAGGGATCCCCGGTGGATGTCGCCGCCGCTGTCCGCAGCAGAGCAGCCTGAGCCGCGCGGGTCGAGCCGAGTACGCCGCAGCGGAGCGGCCTGATCGGCGCGACCGAGCGGAGCAGCCTGAGCCGCTCCGCTCCGCAGCGGCTCGGCGGATCAGACCGGCCGGGCCGCCGCGAACAGGTTGGCCGGGTCGTATGCGAGCTTGAGCTGACGCAGGCGGGCCCACGCCGAACCGAAGGCGAGGGCGCGGTCGGCACCCGGCGCGTCGATGAACGTCAGTGCGAGTGCGCCGACGTGCCACGGCTCGAGCGCGGCGACGCCGGCGCGGACAGCAGCCGTGGCAGCGGGGCCGGCCTCCGGCACCGGCACCATCGCGATCGAGTGCACCAGGTAGTCACCGTCGAGCGACGCGATGGCGCCGCCTCCGACCGGCCGCCGTGTCACGGCGCCACCGAGGTGCCGCACCTCCTGCACGAAGATCCCCGGACTCCCGGCCGCCCGGACGAACGCGTCCACGGCCTCCGACGGGAACGAGTCGAGCATCGCGTGCCAGGTCAGTGACGGGGTCGGCTCCGGCGGGTCCATATGGATGCTGACGAGCGCCGGCGCGGGGATGCGTGCGAACGTGTCGATCTCGGGCTGCAGCGCGCGCAGCGGTGCGAGCAGAGCGGATGCCGCGGCATCCGTCTCTTCGATCGCCCCGTCGATGACGACCACCGAGCGTCCCGACAGGAAGGGCGGAAGCTGGGGCATGGGCGGGAAGTTCATGATCCGCAGCGACGTGGTCGTGGTCTCCGGTGCGGAGCGCGTCCACCGCGCCCACGCGTGCGAGACCTCGGCGGCCTGAGATGCGTCCCACAGGAGCATGCCGGCGAAGACGTCGGCGAAGGGCAGCAGGTCGATCTCGATCGCGACGACGACGCCGAAGGCTCCGGAGCCGCCGCGCAGGGCCCAGAACAGGTCGGGGTGCGCGTCCTCGCTCGCCCGCACGAGCGTGCCGTCGGCCGTCACGACCTCGACGGCGCGCACCGCATTGACGGCGAGGCGGTGTGCACGGGCGTAGAACGAGAGCCCGCCGCTGAGCAGGTACCCGACGACCGACACGTCCCCGGCGCTGCCGTGCAGTGCGGTGAGACCGTGGGGCGCTGCAGCGTCGAGCACATCGTTCCAGAGCGAGCCGCCGAGCACGCGGGCCGTCCGGGCCACGGGGTCGACCGCGACGCCGCGGAGGCCCCTGAGCGATACGAGGACGGTGTGCGCGAGATCCGTCTCGGCGAGCGCCCCGGCAGCATGGCCGGTCGACTGCGGCGCCACACGGAGCCCCGACAGGGTCGCGGCACGCACGACATCGACGACATCGTCGGCTGATTCCGCAAACGCGACGGCAAACGGATGCTGCGCCACGGCGACGTTCCACGGAGTTCGCGCGGCGTCGAAGCCGGCGTCGCCCGGGAACAGCACGCGGGCACCGAGCGCGGTGCGCAGTTCACCGGCGGCGGCGCCGATGGCGGCGCGGGGGACGTCGATGGCGAGGTCGTTGAGGGACATGGGCGGGATGCCTTTCGCTGAAGCGTGCGCGACGGATCGTCGGCACGACTCGTCAGCGCGCCCGCACTTCCGGCGCGGGCCACCCCACCAATGAGCCGACGGCGCTCTCCCAGATACATGGGAAGCGCGGAAGTCCTCAGCTCTCGAAGTCCTCGGGTTCGACCTCGTCGAGGAAGCGCTTGAACTCGTCGAGACTCTCTGACGCGTCGGTCTCGGTGAGCACGTCGGGAACGCCGGCCTCGGCCAGGACCTCGTCCGCCACCCACATCGGCGCCCCCACGCGCGAAGCGAGCGCGATGGCATCCGACGGCCTCGCATCCACGATGCGATCACCGAGGGGGGTGGAGATCGTGATCTCGGCGAAGAAGGTGCCTTCTTCGATGCGGGTCACCTCCACCCTCGTCGCCGACGCGTCCAGTGCGGCGAGCATCAGGCCCATCAGGTCGTGCGCGAGCGGGCGTGGCACATCCGCGTTCTCCACCGCGACGAGGATCGAGGTCGCCTCGAGCTGCCCGATCCAGATCGGCAGCACGAGCCCGTCGCCGGGAAGCTGATCCACCGGCTTGAGCAGCAGCACGTGCTGCCCCGAGGCGTCGAGGGCCACGCCGGCCACGCGAACCTGAACCATGACGCGCCTCCTCCCGCCGCGGCATCCCCCGCGTGATCTTCTGTCCGGCCATCGTAGGCACGGCGTGCGCACCCGGGACAGGGGGTGCGCGCGCCGGCACACGCGGGTGACCTCACACGACGGGGACCGGGACGGTGCTCGTCGTCGCGGGCGCCGTCCGCCGCGGCGGACGCGCCGCGATGCCGGCCCGGCGGGCGGCGACGGCGGCCAGAGCCATCACGACCAGACCTGCACCCGAGATGACCGCGCCGATCCAGACCGGCGCCTCATCCGCGTCCTTCGCGACGGGGACGAGGACGACGGCATATGCGGATGCAGCAGCTCGCGCGCGCCACCGCACTCAGCCCCAGCGCGACGACGCGCCTGGTGAACCGCCTCGAGGATCGCGCCCTCATCGCGCGCGTCCTGTGCGCCGACAACCGGCGCGGCACCTGCACCGAGCTCACCCCGGCAGGGCGCGAGCTCTACGAGCGCGCGCACTCCATCCACGACGAGACGCTGGCACGCGTGCTCGCCGAAGCGGCCGAGCAGCCCGAGCTCGCCCCGGTGATGGAGGTGCTGGCCGCGCTGACGCCCGCTCCCGTCGCCGCGCCGTAGGCCGTCAGGGGCCGATCCGGCCCGAGGGCGCGACACGCCTGATGAAGTCGCGCAGCAGGAGATTGACCTTCACCGGGTCGCGCGCCTGAGGCAGGTGCCCGCCGCCCTCGATCACGACGAGGTCGCCGCCGGTCAGATCGGCGGCGATCGGACCGCGCAGCGGGTTCTGGCACATGTCGAGCGAACCCGTGATCACCAGCACCGGGCAGCGGACCGCGTCGCAGATCGCGCGGGATGACGCGATGTCGGCGGCGAGGTAGGTCGACGCGTACTCGAGGATCAGCATGTCGGCCCCCGATCCCATCGACCAGTCGACGCAGTCCTCGAGCTGCTTGGTCGAATGAGGCTCGGGGAACATCTGCCCGAAGAAGAACTCCGACCAGTCCGCCCAGTCCTGCTTCCAGTAGTGGCGGTTCTGCTTCTGCCAGCCCTCGTACGCGTCGCGGGGCTCGTCGTAGTCGAACGCGATCCGGTGCGGCAGCGGCTCGGTCAGCCGCAGACCCGGGTTGATCGCGCAGGCGCCGAGCACCCGCTCAGGTCGCTGCCCGGCCATGATCAGGGAGTGCCCGGCGCCGGTGCACACTCCGACGAGCACCGCCTGCTCGGCTCCGACGGCGTCCAGCACCGCCCACTGCCCTGCGATCAGTACGGGATCGTCCATCTGGTCGGCCGACACCGGCGTGCCGCTCAGCCCGTTGCCCGGCGGGTCGCTCACGACCACGCGGAAGTGCCGCGCCAGGAAGGGGATCTGCGCCTTCCACGCCCGGCTGTGAACGATGACGTCGGGCATGAGCAGATACACCGTCGGCGAGCCCTCGCCGTACACCTCGTAGTGGACCGCGACGCCGTCGCGGTCGACGACGCCGGTGGCGGTCGGCTGCAGCGCGCGCATCAGACCAGCTCCGCGAGCAGCGCCGCGGCGCGCGCCGCGCCGTCCGTCTCGACCGGGCGATAGTCCACCTCGCGCGTCACCTCGGCGACCAGAGCCTCTGCGAGCACCGCGGGATCACTCGCCTCCGCGTAGCGGAGACAGCGGCCGGCGCCGTAGCGCTCCAGTCGGTGGCGCACGTGGAAGTTCTGCTCGAAGTGGTTCTCGAGGGGCACGTAGAGGAAGGGACGGCGGGCGGCGGCGAGCTCCATGCAGGTCGTCAGGCCGGCCTGCACGACGGCGACGTCGCACGCGGCCAGTGCGAGGTACAGGTCTGGGACGAATCCGCGTACCCGCGCGCCCTGTCGCCGCGGCAGCGACGACGGATCGATGCGCGGTCCGGTCACCACGAGGAAGCGCAGTGCCGGGAGCTGCCGCCTCGCGAGAGGAACGGCATCCATCACCCTCTGCAGAAGCGCATGGCCGACGCCGGAGCCGCCGACGGTCACGATGCAGAGCACGTCGTCGGGCCCGTATCCGAGGCGGGCGCGTGCTCGCGCGCGCTCCTCCTCGGTCGGTGGCGCGAAGCCGGTGACGTACCCCGCGAACTCGTAGTGGGCCTCGGTCCACTCCCGGATGTCGGGCAGTCCCGGGCCGAACGAGGCGTCCACGATGTCGTCAGGGCTGCCGACGAAGATCGACCGGTCGCGGAGCCGCCGATACCGCGACCGCTGCTCGAGCATCTCGGCGTTGTAGTCCGCGGTGAGGGCGGCCTCGGCATCCCCGCCGCTCGGCATCGGCAGCCACCCCACGAAGTCGGTCATCCACGCGAACGCGAAGCGCTTGAGCTCGGGGTTCTCGTGCAGGAAGTAGTCGACGTCCCATGCCTCGTCGCCGATCACGAGGTCGTAGTAGGTGTCGTCGACGACGTCGTTGAACACCATGAAGTTGTTCACGAGGATCTCGTCCATCCGGCGGATCGCCTGGAAGGCGTGCAGATCGTGGTCGGCGGACTCGTCCTCGATGTGGGCGGACTCGTTCGCCAGAAGAGCGGATGCCGGGTGCACGCGTTCCCCGGCGTCCGCCAGCACCCGGGTGACCGGGTGCTGGGCCAGCCAGTCCATCTTCAGATCCGGGTGGAGGCGTCGCAACTCCTGCGCGATCGCCACGTCGCGTCGCGCATGGCCGAGGCCGATCGGCGAGGAGAGGAACAGGGCCTTCCGCGGGCGGCGCTGCGCCCGGACCCAGGTATGGCGGTTGCCCATGGCTGCCATCCCCCCAGTCTGCCCCTCTCGCCGCGCGCCGTCAGGGCCGTGCTTCGATGACGCGATTGAACGGCGTCTCGGCGACGGTGCGGAACCGGGTGAACCCGGCCGCCGAGGTCACATCGCGGATACGGGCCGGCCCGGCTTGGGTGCCGAGCGCCAGGCCGACGTCCTGCGACAGCGACGACGGCGTGCACAGCAGCGTCGAGAACCCGTAGTACGCGCGGCCGACGGGGTTGAGGTTGTCTTCGACGTGGTCGCCGGCCATCGGCTCGACGATCATCCATGTGCCGTCGTCGGCGATCGCGTCGCGCACGCGGCGCGCGGCCCCCACCGGATCGCCCATGTCGTGGAGGCTGTCGAACATCGCGACGAGGTCGTACCCCCGGCCGCCGAACTCCTGCGCCGAGGCGACCTCGAAGCGCACGTTCGCCACTCCCGCCTCCGCTGCCCGGGAGCGCGCCGTCTCGATCGATTCGGCGTGGTAGTCCGAGCCCACGAACGTGGAGTTCGGGAACGCCTGGGCGAGCAGGATCGTGGACGCCCCGTGGCCGCAGCCCACGTCGGCGACGAGTGCGCCTGCATCCAGCTTCTCCTTCACTCCGTCGAGCGCCGGGATCCACGAGTCGACGAGGTTGGCGTGATAGCTCGGGCGGAAGAACCGCTCGCAGCCGACGTGCACGTCGGCGCCGTGCTGGTGCCAGCCGTAGCCGGCGCCGCTGCGCGCGGCATCCACGATGTGCTGCGTGTCGTGGACGGTTCCGAGGGCGATCTGGAAGAAGCCGGGAAGGAAGGCCGCGCTGTCGGGGTCGGTCATCGCGACCGCGTGTTCGGCGGGCAGCGTGTAGCGCCTGGTCGCCGGGTCGTACGTGACGTAGCCGCCTGCGGCCTGAGCGTTCAGCCACTCACGTGCGTACGGCTCGGCCGTCTGCGTGCGCTCGGCGAGCTGCGCCGGCGTGCTCGGACCGTGGTCGGCGAGGTCCCGGTAGTACCCGAGCTTGTCGCCCATCACGACGAGTGCGGCGTTGAGGGTCGCGCCGACCTCGTCGACGGCGCGGAACACGAAGTTCATCAGCTTGTCGGTGTCGATCTGTGTGGGTGGGACGGTGAGAGACATCAGCGGCTCCTTCGGTCGGTGGTCCGCGGTGGAGATGCCTTGAAGGTAGGCAGCCGGCCCCTGGCACCGCATCCGGGGACCCCCCTAGTCCGGGACGCGGTCGTAGAATCGGGCCATGCTGGTGGGTCGACAGGCCGAGCAGCAGGCGATCGATCGGCTCGGGGCTGCAGCGCGCCTGGGGACGAGCGGCGTGCTGGCTGTGCGTGGAGAGGCCGGCGTCGGCAAGACGGCGCTCCTCGAGGACGCCGTCTCGCGCCTCGACGGGATGCGCGTGCTGCGGGCGACCGGTCTGGAGTCCGAGCGCGAGATCCCCTTCGCCACTCTGCTGCAGTTGCTGCGGCCGGCGCTGGGCGCTCTCGACGGCATCCCGCCGATGCAGGCCGACGCCATATCCGCCGCTCTCGCCCTCCCCGGCGCCTCGGGCCCCGCCGATGGGCGTGACCGGTTCACGATCGGCGCGGCCGTGCTGAGCCTGGTCTGCCGATACGCCGAGGACGGACCGGTCGCTGTCGTCGTCGACGATCTGCACCTCGCCGACGAGCCTTCCTCGAACGCGCTCGTCTTCGCCGCGCGGCGGCTCGCCGCCGACCCTGTGGTGATTCTCTTCGGGGTGCGGAGTCCGGAAGGGGATGATCTCGTCGCCGATCGGCCGTCGCTCGCGTTGAGCGGGGTGGATCTCGACTCCGCCCGGACGATCCTCGAACACGCTCCCGGCGACGTGTCCGATGAGCAGGTGCGCCTGCTCCACCGCGCCACCGACGGCAATCCGCTCGCGATGCTGGAGCTGCGTGCCGCCGACCTCGATGTGGTCGAGAGCATCGAGACCGGTCTGCCCCTGCGGGTGCCGCGTGCGGTGATCGACGCGTTCGGCAGACGGCTCGCCGGATTGGATGCCGGCTGCCGTGCCGCGCTCCTGGTGGCCGCGGTGTGCGGCGCCGACCTCCGTTTCGTCGCGGACGCGTGCGAGGCGTACGGCGTGGATGTGGCGGAGCTCGACGCGGCGGACGACCTCGGTCTGATCGCCGTGCGTGACGGGCGCATCGCATTCCGGCATCCGCTCCTGCGCGCCGCGGTGTACTCGGGAGCGTCCGCGCACGCGCGCCGGGCCGCGCACCGCGCCGCTGCCGACGCCGCACCGTCGGGAGACGTCGACCGCAGGGCGTGGCACCTCTCGGAGGCGACCTCGCACCCCGACGCGGCGATCGCCGAGCTGCTCTCGGTGGCCGGTGACCACGCCGCCTCGCGCGCCGCTTACTCGGTGGCCTCGGGTGCATTCGAGCGCGCAGCGCGGCTGACGCCCGACGCGGGCGCGCGGTCGGCGCGGCTGCTGAAGGCCGCGGATGCCGCATGGGAGGCGGGCGACGGGGAGCGCGCGGTCGCACTGCTCGACAGGCGCGGACACGATGCCGCTCCCAGCGCGGCCGGAAGCGCCCCCGTCGACGGCATCCGCGCGACCGAGCTGCGCGCCTCGGTCGCGGCCCGCACCGGCTCGCTGCGGGAGGCCCTCGACATCCTGCTGCGTGCTGCCGACCACGCGACGTCGGCGGACGCCGCGACCGTCGCACTGGCGGATGCCGTGCATGCCACGTACTACCTCGGCGACGCACGGACCGCCTCGACCCTCGCCGACCGGATCGCCGATCTGCGGCCCGATGTGAGCACGACGCGGGCGCGGGCGCTCGGGCTCATGGCGTCGGGAATGGCGAAGACGCTCGCCGGGCGCGGCGGCGCAGACGAGATCCGCGCTGCCGTTCCGCTTCTCGAGGGCGATCCGGAGCTGGGACGGGACCCTCGCCGCCTTTCGTGGCTGATGCTCGCACCCCTATATCTGCGCGACACCACCAGCGGAGTGCGACTGCGCGCGCTCGTGGACGAGGTGCGGGGCGCCACCGGGATCGGCGCGCTGCCGGCCCTGCTCTTCCATGTCGCGGTCGATCAGGCGACGACGGCGGCGTCGTGGGTGCGGGCCGAGGCGAACTTCACCGAGGCCATCCGTCTCGCGACCGACACAGGACAGACCACCGAGCGGGCGATGTCGCTCGCGGGCCTGGCACGACTCGATTCCCGCGCCGGGAAGGCCGACGCGTGTCGCACCCACGGCGAGGAGGCGCGCGCGCAATGCGCCGCCCGCGACATCCATGTGGGCGAGGCCTGGGTGGGGCACGCCCTCGGCGATCTCGAGCTCTCGCTGGGACGACCCGAGCTGGCGGCGGACCTCTTCGCGGAGCTGATCGCCCTGCTCGGACGCCTCGGGCTGGACGATGTCGACCTCTCCCCCGGGCCCGAGTACTGCGACGCACTGGTGCGCGTGGGACGCAGGAGCGAGGCGCTGGCGATCGCCGCCGCATACCGCGCCCGAGCGTCGGTGAAGGGACAGCCGTGGGCGCGCGCCCGCGGCGAGCGCGCGATGGGGATCGCCGATGCAGACGGCGACTCCGACGCCTGGTTCGAGTCGGCGCTCGGCTGGCACGAGCAGACGCTCGACCGGTTCGAGGTGGCCCGCACCCGCCTCGCTTACGGCGAGCGCCTCCGCAGGACGGGACGGCGGATCGACGCGCGCGTGCAGCTGCGCGCGGCATGCGAGGACTTCGCCGAGCTCGGCGCATCCGTATGGCGCGCCCGCGCCGCGACCGAGCTCACCGCGACCGGCGAACACGTCCGCGCCCCCGTAGGGAACGCTGTCGATGACCTCACGCCGCAGGAACTCCAGGTCAGCGTGCTGCTCGCAGAGGGCCGCACGACCCGCGAGGCGGCGGCCGCCCTGTTCCTCAGCCCGAAGACCATCGAGTACCACCTGCGGAAGGCCTACACGAAGCTCGGGATCGGCTCACGCGCCGAGCTGGCGCAGGCGCTCGCTGAGGTGCATCGCGGATGATCCTATCGACGAGGCGTGACGCGGCGGGACGGGAATGAGCGGCACTGCATTCACCGGAATGGATGCTGCACGCGTACCGTTGCAGTCGACATGCAGCGATTCGGCACCCTCTCGTTCGGACACTACGGCCCGCTGGGCGGCGGGCGGCACCTCACCGCCGCCGACTCTATGCTGCAGGCGATCGACCTCGCCCAGGGGATGGATGACCTCGGCGTGAACGGCGCCTACTTCCGCGTGCACCACTTCGCGCGCCAGCAGGCATCGCCCATGCCGTTGCTCGCCGCCATCGCGGCGCGCACGCGGAGCATCGAGGTCGGCACCGGCGTGATCGACATGCGGTACGAGAACCCGCTCTACCTGGCCGAGGAAGCCGCCGCCGTAGACCTCATCTCGGGCGGCCGGCTCGCGCTCGGCGTGAGCCGCGGCTCACCCGAGACCGTCGTGCGCGGCTACGAGGCGTTCGGGTACACGGGATCGGACGACCCGCGGGGCGCCGACATCGCCCGGGAGCACTTCGATCTCTTCCTCCGCGCGATCGAGGGCGAAGGCCTCGCCGAGCGCGACGCCTCGTCGCCGTTCGGCGGTGGCACGGGACTGCAGCGCATCGAGCCGCACTCACCCGGGCTGCGCTCGCGCGTGTGGTGGGGCGCCGGCAACCGCGACTCCGCCGAGTGGGCGGGCCGCACGGGAGTGAACCTGATGTCGTCGACGCTGCTGACCTCCGCGGACGGACGGCCGTTCGACATCCTCCAGGCGGAGCAGATCGACGGCTTCCGCGCCGCGTGGCGGGACGCGGGCCATCAGGGCGAACCGCGTGTGTCGGTGAGTCGTTCGATCTTCCCGATCACCACCGCCGAGGAGCGCATGTACTTCGGCGGCCGCCAGGACGGCGACCAGATCGGGGTCATCGACGGCATCCGCTCCACCTTCGGCAAGACCTATGCCGGCGAGCCCGACGAGCTCGTAGAGCAGCTCAAGGAGGACGCGGCCATCGCCTCGGCCGACACCCTGATGCTGACCATCCCCAGCCAGCTCGGCGTGGAGTTCAACCTGCGCATGATCGAGTCGTTCGCAAAGCACGTCGCCCCCGCATTGGACTGGCAGCCGGCCCGCGCCTGATACCGCCCTCAAGAGCGCCGCGGACCCGTTCGCGAGGGATCTTGACCGGTCGGTCAGTCAGGATTACCGTGTAATCGACCCCCGATCGGGAGCCATCACCGTCTCCGAAGGAGGAGATTCCGATGAACAAGTGGACTCGTTGGGAGGACTGGGTCGCCGTGGTCGTGGGCCTCGTCGCCGCCGTGGCGGCGCTGCTCATGCCGGCGATGGGCGCCTCCATGCCATGGATGCTGATCGTCGGCATCCTGCTGATCGCCGCCGGCGTCATGAACCTCGCGATGCCGGGAATGGTCGCGATGGAGTACGTGCAGCTCGCGCTCGGTGCGGTGCTGTTCGTCGCTCCGTGGCTGGGCGGCTACGCCAGCATGGATTCCGCAGCCGCCTGGATCTGCTGGATCGGCGGGGCGGTCGCGGTGGTCGTCGCGGCACTCGCCATCCGGCCGGCCATGCACATGCACGACCATTCTCTCCCGCACTGAGGTGCCCTCCCCACTGACGTGCACCGTGGACGGGGGCGCCGGACACCGCCGGCGGCCCCCGCGCCTTTCCTGAGGAATCGAGATGACCCGAAACCGGGAGAGCCGGATCCTCATCCTCGATGCGGCCGAGCGCCTCTTCGCCGAGCGCGGCTTCGACGCCACCCCGACAGGGGCGATCGCCGACCTTGCGGGCGTGCCCAAAGGGCTGCTCTTCTACTACTTCCCGAGCAAGACCGATCTGCTGCGGGCGCTGATGCGTGAACGGCTCGACCTCGATCCCATCGACACGTCCGGCCTGATCGCCGAGGGCGATCCCGCGCAGTCCCTGCTCAACGTCACGGGCAGGATCCGCGAGCTGCAGGGCGAGTCGGCGGTGCGCCGCGTCATCGTGTGGCGCGAGCATCGGACGCACCCCGAGGTGCGCGTGAGACTCCGCGACTACCGCAGCCAGCTGCAGGCGATCGTCGAGCGCGTGCTCGGCGCGAGCATCCTGCATCCGATCGCCGCCCGGCGCGTGCGGATCGCGGCGGAGGCGTGGGTCGCGATCATCACGACCCCGACGCTTCCGGCCCACTCCCCAAGCAACGAACTCGCGCCGGCAGCGCCGGGCGACGAGCTCGCAGGTCCGGCCGACGCGGCCGACCTGCCCGCGCTCGCCGATCTCATCTCGGCCGGCCTGCGCGAGCCCGCGGCCTGAGCCGCCGGCGGGTGCTGGTCCGGCTGCGCGTGCAGGTTAGAGTGTCCGGACCGGACACTGCGGCACGTGCCCGGGATGCCGGGAGGGCAGGGTTGGGCGAAGTGTTGACGCTCGCGTCGCGGGACGTCGGCGACGTCGAGTCGACGTGGCGCCAGTTCGTGCCGTCGGCGGCCCTGCAGCGCGTGGATCCCCGCACGTTCGCGTTCTCGTGGACGTCCGCCGCGACGCCCGGGTTCTCGATCGTGAAGTACCAGCTGAACGCCTCGGTGCAGTCCGCCATCGAACCGGACGGTCAGTTGATGGCCTGTCGAGTGGCATCGCGCGGCGCCTGGGTGGGAACTCCGCGCGG
This window harbors:
- a CDS encoding bifunctional nuclease family protein, with the translated sequence MVQVRVAGVALDASGQHVLLLKPVDQLPGDGLVLPIWIGQLEATSILVAVENADVPRPLAHDLMGLMLAALDASATRVEVTRIEEGTFFAEITISTPLGDRIVDARPSDAIALASRVGAPMWVADEVLAEAGVPDVLTETDASESLDEFKRFLDEVEPEDFES
- a CDS encoding FAD-binding oxidoreductase; translated protein: MSLNDLAIDVPRAAIGAAAGELRTALGARVLFPGDAGFDAARTPWNVAVAQHPFAVAFAESADDVVDVVRAATLSGLRVAPQSTGHAAGALAETDLAHTVLVSLRGLRGVAVDPVARTARVLGGSLWNDVLDAAAPHGLTALHGSAGDVSVVGYLLSGGLSFYARAHRLAVNAVRAVEVVTADGTLVRASEDAHPDLFWALRGGSGAFGVVVAIEIDLLPFADVFAGMLLWDASQAAEVSHAWARWTRSAPETTTTSLRIMNFPPMPQLPPFLSGRSVVVIDGAIEETDAAASALLAPLRALQPEIDTFARIPAPALVSIHMDPPEPTPSLTWHAMLDSFPSEAVDAFVRAAGSPGIFVQEVRHLGGAVTRRPVGGGAIASLDGDYLVHSIAMVPVPEAGPAATAAVRAGVAALEPWHVGALALTFIDAPGADRALAFGSAWARLRQLKLAYDPANLFAAARPV
- a CDS encoding WHG domain-containing protein; the protein is MPTPERTSYAEIIAAGRDLLEESGPAGLTMQRVADRVGVRAPSLYKRVRDRDALIEAVAAATVDDLAARLEASDRSLEGLARAYRALAQSRPEGFRLMFATAAPPELLARAGLTIVDSAAVIAGEEHALDAARLVTAWATGFIHMELAGAFRLGGDVNAAFEYGLVALRRGLGG
- a CDS encoding glycosyltransferase, with the protein product MAAMGNRHTWVRAQRRPRKALFLSSPIGLGHARRDVAIAQELRRLHPDLKMDWLAQHPVTRVLADAGERVHPASALLANESAHIEDESADHDLHAFQAIRRMDEILVNNFMVFNDVVDDTYYDLVIGDEAWDVDYFLHENPELKRFAFAWMTDFVGWLPMPSGGDAEAALTADYNAEMLEQRSRYRRLRDRSIFVGSPDDIVDASFGPGLPDIREWTEAHYEFAGYVTGFAPPTEEERARARARLGYGPDDVLCIVTVGGSGVGHALLQRVMDAVPLARRQLPALRFLVVTGPRIDPSSLPRRQGARVRGFVPDLYLALAACDVAVVQAGLTTCMELAAARRPFLYVPLENHFEQNFHVRHRLERYGAGRCLRYAEASDPAVLAEALVAEVTREVDYRPVETDGAARAAALLAELV
- a CDS encoding MBL fold metallo-hydrolase — encoded protein: MKLAPHLHRIGNDIVAAYLVVTDDGVTVVDAGLPGHWKDLVRELGSLGLMPADVKGVVLTHGDSDHIGFAERLRRDHGVPVYVHEADAERARTGEKPKVATGPMKLGPTLGFFAYALRKRAMPTTYVSEVVEVHDGDVLDLPGSPVIIGMPGHSPGSVAVHVPLVDAVFVGDALTTRHVLTGHEGMQPAPFTDDPDDASASLDRLAGISASWVLPGHGAPWQGSPVDVAAAVRSRAA
- a CDS encoding class I SAM-dependent methyltransferase → MSLTVPPTQIDTDKLMNFVFRAVDEVGATLNAALVVMGDKLGYYRDLADHGPSTPAQLAERTQTAEPYAREWLNAQAAGGYVTYDPATRRYTLPAEHAVAMTDPDSAAFLPGFFQIALGTVHDTQHIVDAARSGAGYGWHQHGADVHVGCERFFRPSYHANLVDSWIPALDGVKEKLDAGALVADVGCGHGASTILLAQAFPNSTFVGSDYHAESIETARSRAAEAGVANVRFEVASAQEFGGRGYDLVAMFDSLHDMGDPVGAARRVRDAIADDGTWMIVEPMAGDHVEDNLNPVGRAYYGFSTLLCTPSSLSQDVGLALGTQAGPARIRDVTSAAGFTRFRTVAETPFNRVIEARP
- a CDS encoding alpha/beta hydrolase, producing the protein MRALQPTATGVVDRDGVAVHYEVYGEGSPTVYLLMPDVIVHSRAWKAQIPFLARHFRVVVSDPPGNGLSGTPVSADQMDDPVLIAGQWAVLDAVGAEQAVLVGVCTGAGHSLIMAGQRPERVLGACAINPGLRLTEPLPHRIAFDYDEPRDAYEGWQKQNRHYWKQDWADWSEFFFGQMFPEPHSTKQLEDCVDWSMGSGADMLILEYASTYLAADIASSRAICDAVRCPVLVITGSLDMCQNPLRGPIAADLTGGDLVVIEGGGHLPQARDPVKVNLLLRDFIRRVAPSGRIGP